GGTTCTCTGAGCTTCGCGCTCACCGCCAGCCCCATCACCAGCCCGCAGGGTGAGCGCCTCGGGACGGTGGTGGAGTGGTTGGACCGCACCGCCGAGGTGGCCGCCGAGCAGGAGATTTCCGCCCTGGTGGAAGGGGCTGGCCAGGGAGACTTTGCACGCCGCATCGACACCGAGGGCAAGACGGCCTTTTTCAGCATGCTGGGCAATGGCTTCAATGGCTTGCTGGACAACGTGACCCGCACCTTCATCGAAGTGAAGACGGCGGCCGACCAGCTCTCTAGTGCGTCCGAGCAGGTCTCGCAGACCTCGCAGGCGCTCAGTCACAGTGCCAGCCAGCAGGCCGCCAGCGTTGAAGAGACCACGGCGTCTCTGCATGAGATGGGGGCCAGCGTGCAGGCCAATGCCGACAACGCCGGTGTGACCGACCGCATGGCCACCGAGGCGGCCAATCAGGCCCGCGAGGGCGGGGTGGCCGTGGGCAGCACGGTGGAGGCGATGAAGAGCATTGCCGCGAAGATCGGCATCATTGATGACATCGCCTATCAGACCAATTTGCTGGCGCTGAATGCGGCCATCGAGGCAGCCCGCGCCGGTGAGCACGGCAAGGGCTTTGCGGTGGTGGCGGCGGAGGTGCGCAAATTGGCCGAACGCAGCCAGGTGGCTGCGCAGGAAATCGGCGCGCTGGCGGGCAATAGCGTGGGCCTGGCCGAGAAGGCCGGCAAGTTGCTGGGGGCGATGGTGCCCTCGATCCAGAAGACCAGCGAGTTGGTGCAAGAAATCGCTGCCGCCAGCGGCGAGCAGAACCAAGGCGTGGTGCAGATCAATGCCACCATGCACCACATCTCGGGCACCACCCAGCAGACCGCCAGCGCCAGCGAGCAACTCAGCGCCACGGCTGAGCAACTCAGCGCGCAGGCGGCGCAGTTGCAGGAGTTGATTGCCAGCTTCCGCTTGCGGGGCACGGATTCACACCGCGATACCCGTCACGCGCCGATGGCGGCCCCGGCAACGGCCCGCCGCCCGGCTCCAGGCTCGGCGGTGGCGCGCCCCCCGCAGTCGCCCCGTGCCGGCGCGCCCGCTGCACCCGCCGCACAGCCTGTGCGGCCGATGGGCCGCCCCAAGCCGGGCGCAGCAGGGGAGGCGGTCGATGAGTCCCTGTTCACCCGCTTCTGAGGTCCCGCGATGAGCCACCACGCTGATGCCGCCCAGCCCCGCCAGGTCTTGCGCCTGGCGGTGGCTGCGGAGTCCCTGGTCGTGCCCATCGAGGCCGTGCATGAAATCCTGGAGGTCGGGCGCATGACGCCCATGCCCCAGTCCCCGAGTTTTTTGCGCGGGGTGATGAATCTGCGCGGTGCCGTGGTGCCGGTGCTGGATCTGGCGGCTCGCTTTGGTTTGGAGCCGGTTCAGATTGGCCGCCGCAGCGCCGTGGTGGTGGTGGAGTGCGCGGGCGATGAGTTGCAAGACAAGGTGGTGGCCGGGCTGCTGGTGGATGCGGTCTACGAAGTGCTCGAGTTCCGCAGCGAGCAACTGGAGTCAGTGCCCAGCCTGGGCGTGCGCTTGCCGGCCGGTTTCGTGGCCGGCATGATCAATCTGCCCAGCGGCTATGCGGCGCTACTGAGTCTGGATCAGATCCTGGCGCCCAGCGATTTGGCGCAGCGCATCGCCGAAGCGCAGGAGTCCTGATGGCACAACTTCAGGCCGCCACCTTCGCCGCCATCACCGAGCTGTTTCATCGGGTCTCGGGCATCCGACTGGTGGAGTCCAAGCAGGCCCTGGTTTACGGGCGGCTGCAGAAATTGGCGCTGGACCATGGTCAGGGCGCCGACGTCGAAGCATTTGCGCAGCGCTTGGTGCGCGGTCAGGTCAGCGAAGCCTTGATGGTCGATTTGGTGGATCGCCTCACCACCAACGAGACCTATTTCTTCCGCGAACCCCAGCACTTTGATGATCTGCGCCAGCGTGCGCAGGGCGCCAAGTCGGCGCGGGAATTTTTGGTGTGGAGCGGCGCCTCGTCTTCCGGCGAGGAGGCCTACTCCATCGCCATGTTGCTGGCCGATTGCCTGGGCTTGAATCACCCCTGGAGCATCTGGGGCACCGACCTGTCCACCGCCATGGTCGAGAGCGCGCGCCAGGGCCTTTACTCGATGGAGCGCGCGCGCAATGTGCCGGCGGATTACTTGCGGCGCTTCTGTCTCAAGGGCACCCAGCGCTATGAGGGGCAGCTTTTGATGGCGCGCGAGCTGCGCGCCAAGACCCAGTTCCTGGGGGCCAATCTGATGCAGCCCCTGCCCGGGAACCTGCCTGCCTTTGATGTGATCTTTCTGCGCAATGTGCTGATCTATTTCGATGCCACGGCCAAGGCAGCCATCGTGCGGCGGGTGATCGAAAAGCTCAAGCCCGATGGGGTGCTCTACACCGGGCATGCCGAATCCTTGACCGGGCTGAATTTGCCTTTGCAGGCGGTGGCTCCGGCCATCTATCGACATGGCTGAACCGCCGCGCATCAAACCTGTCTTTGGGGCGCACTCCGCCGCGCCCACAGCTGCGCCGGCGGTGATCAACCTGATGCCGGGGCAATGGCATTTTGGTCAGCAGGGCACGCTCAAGACCCTGCTGGGCTCTTGCGTGGCCATCACGCTCTGGCACCCGATTCGGCGCTGCGGCGGCATGTGCCATTACCTGTTGCCCCAGCGCCAGCGTCGCACGGGCGAGCCCTTGGATGGGCGCTACGGGGACGAGGCACTCGAACTGCTGGTGCAGAAGCTCAAGCTGCTGGGCACCCAGCCGCAGGACTATCACGCCCATCTTTACGGCGGCGCCGACACCATGCCCGATGGCATGGCCGTCAAGTTCAATGTGGGCGAACGCAACATCGAGCAGGGCTGGAAACTGCTGGACCAGTACGGCTTTCAGCTCCAGGGCATCGATGTGGGTGACAACGTACCGCGCAACGTGACCCTGGTGCTGCCCGCCGGCACCGTCACCATGAGCCGCGGCCAGCCGATCAACTCCAAGCCCAAGACATGAGTTCGACGCCCATTCGCGTGGCCGTGGTGGACGACTCCGCCATCGTGCGCAAACACCTCAGTGGCCTGCTCGAAGCTGCTGGCATGCAGGTCATCATCACCGCCAGCGATCCGCTGTTTGCATTCCCGAAGCTGCGCGCCGATTGGCCCGATGTGCTGGTGCTGGATGTCGAGATGCCGCGCATGGATGGCATCAGTTTCTTGAGGCAATTGATGGCTGAGCACCCCTTGCCGGTGGTGATGTGCTCGACCTTGACCGAGGCTGGCGCCGAGACCACCTTGCAGGCACTTGCAGCGGGCGCGGTGAGCTTCGTGACCAAGCCCAAGATGGGCTTGAAGGATTTTCTGGAGGACGAAGGCAACGGTTTGGTGGCGGCGGTGCGGGCAGCCTCCCGCGCTAATTTGCGCGCCATGCCGCGCGCGCTGGCGCAGCCGGTCAATTTGTCCCCAGCCGCATTGAGCGCGGCGGTGGCCGCGCCGCGCGCCATGGCCGAGACCACGGATCGGGTGATTGCCGTGGGCTCCTCCACCGGGGGCGTGCAGACCTTTGAATCCCTGCTCTGCAGCTTGCCCAACACCCTGGCCGCAGGCATCGTGCTGGTGCAGCACATGCCGGCCGGCTTCACGGCGGGCATGGCGGCACGGCTGGCGCGCGTCAGTGGCTTTGATGTCATTGAGGCGCGCGATGGCGACCGGGTCTATCCGGGTCGGGTGCTGGTGGCACCGGGTGGCAAGCACATGCAGTTGCGGCGCAGCGGTGCGCAATACCTGGTGGAGGTCAAGGACGGTCCGCTGGTCAACCACCACAAGCCGTCGGTGGATGTGTTGTTCAAGTCGGTGGCGCAATGCGCCGGTCGCAATGCGCTGGGCGTGATCCTGACCGGCATGGGCGACGATGGCGCGCGCGGCCTGCTGGAGATGCGCAAGGCCGGGGCCTATACCGTGGCCCAGGACGAAGCGAGCTGTGTCGTCTACGGCATGCCCAAGGCCGCTTTTGAGTTGGGGGCTGCGGCCCAGGTGCTGGCGCTCTCCGCCATCCCGGGCGCGCTCTTGCAGCGTCTTAGCGCATCACCTTCTGGCACACCTTCATCAGTTCCAGGGGGCTGAAGGGTTTGAGCAGATAGGCATCGGCGCCAGCCTGGATGCCGGCCTGCCGGTCCGCCGCCTGGCCCTTGGCGGTCAGCATGACGATGCGGGTGCGTGACATGCCGGGTTCAGCGCGCAGGCGTTTGCAGACCTGCAGACCGTCCAGATTGCCGGGCATCATCACATCCAGCAAGACCAGATCGGGCTTGAGGCGCAAGGCCTCACGCAGCCCTTCCTCGCCATTGGCAGCCTCGGCAATCTGGTAGTCCTCAAACTCCAGCGTCACTCGAATCAGCTCGCGAATTTCGGATTGGTCTTCGACGATCAGGACGGTCTTCACGGCCACCTCTTTGGATTCAGTGGGCTCGAATGATGCCCGATGTTTTGTGCCGAAACGGGGGGGCAAAACACGGTTGTCGGCGGGCCGCGCTGGGCTAGCATCGACCATCGCATCGAGTGAGCCGATGCTTCGCCAAAGCGGGGGATTCTTGAACGCACATCCAGCCTTGAATGCCGGCGCAAAGTTCAACGACCGGCCGATGTTCTTCCTCACCCTGGTCAACGGCCTGCTGGCGACCGGCCTGGGCTATGCCGCAAACCAGATGGGGGCGGCGCTGATGTTGGCCCTGATCTGTGGCGGCATCGCTTTGTTCCTGTGGCTGCGCAGTGACTCGGGTTTGCTGGCGCGCTGCGGCTTCGGGTTGCTGAATGTGTTGCTGGTGCTGGGACAGCACCATTGGCGTGAGGTGGGTGGCGTGGGCGTGGCGGCGCTGGATTCGGTGATGCCGGTGACCCTGTGTCTGATGCTGCCTTATCGAGATTGGCGTCCGATCGTGGTCAGCGCCTTGGCCTATGTCCTGGGCGAGTTGTGGCTGGAAGGCTTCAAGGCCCTGTGGGCCGGTGGCTTTTTGATTGTGCTGGCCTTGGCCCTCAGTCTGATTGCCCGGCGCATGGCGGCCGAGGCGGCCGAGCGCTTCGAGCTGGAGTTCCTGGTGAACGCAATGGGGCGGGATGGTCCGATTCGGCTGAATCTGGATGTGGTGCGGGCCGAGTCCAAAGTGGGCCTGCGACTCAAGCATGTGCAGGGACGCATGGCGGCCGCGCTGCGCCAGGTGCGTGATGCGATTTCCTCGGTGCAGGGCGCGGCGCAGGAGGTGGGCGGCAGTGCCACCGAGTTGCGCGGCCGCACCGATCGCACGGCCCAAGGCCTGCGCGATGCGGCGATGAGCCTGGAGCAGATCAATGTGATCGTGCAGGAGTCGGCCCGTGCCTCGCGCGAGGCCAAGGATATGGCCGGCACCGCCGGCGCGATGGCGCAGCGGGGCGGCGCGGTCGTTGGGCAGATGGTGCAGACCATGCGCGAAATTGACGTGTCCTCGCGTCGTATCACCGACATCATTGGCACCATCGATGGCATCGCGTTCCAGACCAACATCCTGGCCCTGAATGCCGCGGTGGAAGCCGCGCGGGCCGGCGAAGCGGGGCGTGGCTTTGCGGTGGTGGCCACCGAGGTGCGCATGCTGGCCGGGCGCTCGTCCGAGGCCGCCAAAGAAATCAAGAGCCTGATCCAGGCCTCGTTGGAGACCGTAGAACGCGGCACCAAACTGGCCACCGAGGCCGGCGGGGCGATGGACGAGTTGGTGGGGGCGGTGCAAGGTGTGGGCAAGGTGTTTGAGAACCTGACCGCCGACTCGGCCGAACACGCGGCCTCCATCGATGTGGTAACGGCCTCGGTCAAGGAGTTGGATGCGGTGACGGCGCAAAACGTCGATGTGGCGGAACGCAGTGGCCAGATCGCCAACGACCTGCTGCAACAGGCGGTGCAACTGGCCGAGGTGTTGTCCAGCTTCCGTCTGGGCAATGACGAGCAGGTGGCCGAACAGTTGGCGCAGGCGCAGCAGGCGGCCGCACGCTCAGCGGCCGAGCAGGCCGAGGCGCAGCAGCGCCAGCGCGTCGGGCAGCAGCAGTCCAGCGAAGGTGGAGTGGACTTCTTCTGACTCCCTGCTGATGCACCCGGCGCTGCTAATCCTGTTGCTGGGCGCGCTGGGCCTGCTGAGCCTGGGCATGGCGTGGTTGATCCGGGAACGACGTCGGGATCGCCACCGGTCAGCGACCTTGGAGGCAGCATTGGCGCGCTCGGAGGAGGCGTTGCGCTGCGTCGATGAGCGCTTGCGCCTGGCGCTGGAAGGGGGCAGCGACGGACTGTGGGACTGGCCCGACGTGAGTCAACCCTCGGGCTGGTGGTCGCCGCAGTTCTATCGCTTGCTGGGCCTGGAGCCGCAGGAGGCCATGACCGACACCTCCTTGTTTTTGGAGACGGTCCACCCCCGTGATCGTGAACCCTTGATGGCCAATTTGAGCCGTGCTATTTCCGAGCTGTCGCGTTACGAGGCGGAGTTCAGGGTTCGCATGCCTGGCGGTGAGTACCGCTGGTTTCGTTCGCGCGCGCGGGTATGGCGCGACGGCGAGCGTGTGCGCATGGCGGGTGCGCTGCAGGACATTGATGAGTTGAAGCGCGCCCAGGCCGAACTGGCGGACATCTTTGCCGCCAGCCCGGATGCCTATATGGCCTTTGGTGCGGAGGGTCGATTGCGCTATGTGAGTCCGGCCCTGTCCACGCTGTGCCCAGCGCTGGCCCAGGTTTCGTACAACCTGCCGCTGTCGGATTGGCTGCGGCAACTGCAGGACCTGCATGGCGATCCCACGTTGCCCGCACCCGAGCTGGGGGCGCCGACGCTGTTCCAGCAGCAGAGGCCGCAGCCGCGGGTGCTGCAGCTGAGCAGCCACCCCGGGCGGGGCGATGGTGGCATTCAGACCCTGCTGCAGCTGCGCGATGTCAGTGCCGAGATGGCTGTGGACGCGCTGAAGAGCGAGTTCATCAGCACCGCCGCCCATGAGTTGCGAACGCCCATGGCCACCATCTATGGCTACATCGAGCTGCTGCTGTATCGCGACATGCCGGCCGAGCGCGCCCGTGGCTATTTGCAGAAGGTCCATCGCCAATGCGCGGCAGTGGTTGGGATCACCAATGATCTGCTCGACCTGGCGCGCATCGAGTCACGCGGCCGGGCGGATTTGGACCGGGTGCGCATGGATCTGCGCGCCTTGGTCGAGCAGGCCTTGGCGGATTGGGAACCCGCGGAAGGACGGCTTGCGCCTCAGCTGCGACTGGGCGCGCGGCCCTTGTTGGTCTACGTGGACCTCACTTTGATGAAGAAGGTGCTGCGCGCGCTGCTGTCGAACGCCTACAAGTTCTCAGAGCAGGATGTGGAGGTCGAGGTGCAGGAGCGCCTGGGTCGCGCTGCGGTGGCGATTCGTGATCGTGGCATCGGCATGGATGCGCAGGCCCTGGCGCGGGCAGGAGAGCGCTTCTGGCGCGCCGACCCCAGCGGTGCGCGGCTGGGCGCCGGCCTGGGCCTGGCCATCGCGCGCGAGCTCTGTCAGTTGATGGACGGCGTGGTGGAGCTGGAAAGCCAGCCCGGCCAAGGCACCACGGCCTGGGTGATGCTGCCGTTGACGACCTGAGCCGGGCTCTTCCGCGTGGCCTCGCCTAGTGTGAAAAGGCCCTAGACGCCGCGTGCGCGGTCCGCGTGGAACTGGGCGCGCCAGGCCGCGAACTGACCTTGATCCAGCGCCGCGCGAATTTCGCGCATCAGGTTCAGGTAGTAGTGCAGGTTGTGGATGCTGGTCAGCATGGGGCCCAGCATCTCCCCACACCGATCCAGGTGGTGGAGGTAGGCGCGGCTGAAGCTGGCGCAGGCCACGCAACTGCAGGTCGGGTCGATCGGGCTCTCGTCCGTCTTGTAGCGCGAGTTGCGCAGGCGCAGGTCGCCAAAGCGGGTGAACAGATGGCCGTTGCGCGCATTGCGGGTGGGCATCACGCAGTCAAACATGTCGATGCCATTGGCCACGCCCTCCACCAGGTCTTCCGGCGTGCCCACGCCCATCAGATAGCGCGGCTTGTGGGTGGGCAGCAAGGGTGCGGTGTGCGCCAGGATGCGCTTCATGTCTTCTTTCGGCTCGCCCACCGACAGGCCACCGATCGCGTAGCCGGGGAAGTTGAGCTCGCTCAGGCCGGCGGCGGAGACGTCGCGCAGGTTTTCGAACATGCCGCCCTGCACGATGCCGAACAGGGCATTGGGGTTCTCCAAGCGCGCGAACTCGTCGGCGCAGCGCTTGGCCCAGCGCAGGCTCATCTCCATGCTGGCGCGCGCCTCGCGCTCGGTGGTCAGCCGGCCTTTGGTTTCATAGGGCGTGCATTCGTCGAACTGCATGACGATGTCGCTGTTCAACACGGTCTGGATCTGCATGCTGACCTCGGGGGTCAGGAACAGCTTGTCGCCGTTGATGGGGCTGGCGAACTTGACGCCCTCCTCGCTGATCTTGCGCATCGCGCCCAGGCTCCAGACCTGGAAGCCGCCGCTGTCGGTGAGGATGGGTTTGTTCCAGGCTTCGAAGCGGTGCAGGCCACCGAACTGCTTCATCACATCCAGGCCAGGACGCAGCCAGAGGTGAAAGGTGTTGCCCAGGATGATCTGCGCGCCCATGCCCTCCAGGTCGCGGGGCATCACGCCTTTGACCGTGCCGTAGGTGCCCACGGGCATAAAGATGGGGGTCTCGACGACGCCGTGGTTGAGCGTCATGCGGGCACGGCGGGCGGCGCCTTCTTGGCGCAAGAGTTCGAATTGCAGCATGGAGCGATTGTCGCGGTGTCAGTGCGCGTGCGTGCTGGTGTCGTTGCGGGCTCCTACACTGCAGCGGCGGAGGTTTCGATGCGGGTGCTCTGGCTGCTGGTGGGACTGTTCTTCATGGCGCAGGCGCAAGCCTGTGGTCCTTACCGCTTCGCCTTCGTGGTCTATCCCGGCCTTTTCGAGCGCGACGCGCAAGGGCGGGAATTCGGGCTGGATGTTGACCTGCTGCAGGCCATGCGCGAACGCAGTGGCTGCCAGTTGGACGTGCAGGTGGCCAATCCGGCGCGCATCTGGCCGGCGATGGCGCGGGGCGAAATTGATATTGCGGCCTCCTCACTGCGCACGCCCGAACGGGAAGAGCAGGTCGAGTTCCTGATCTTTGCGCGCAGTCGCGTTCAGTTGTTGATGGGGCGCGCCCAAGCCCAGTCCACGCCCAGTTTGGCGGCCTTCAACGCCGACCCTGCCCTGCGCTTGGGTGTGGTGCGTGGCGGCGCCTATGCGGCCGTGGTTCAGCAGTGGGTGGACAAGCTGCGCGCCCAGGGGCGGGTCAGCGAGAGTGCCGACAAGGCCAGCCTGCTGCGCGCCTTTCGGGTGGGTCGGGTCCATGCAGTGCTGGCCTTCCCGATGGAGCTCTACAGCAGCAGTGCTGTGTTCGAGGAGCATGAGGTGCTGAAGGACTGGTGGCCCGAGCACAGTGCGGATGGTGGTTGGGCCCTTTCGCGGGCACGCGTGACGGCGGCCGACCGTGAGCGCCTGCGCCAGGCCGCACGCAGCCTGCTGCAGGATGGCACCGTGGAGCGCCTGGCCGAGCGCACGCTGGGCCCGGCGCTGGCGCGCAGCTATGTGATCACGCGCTGAAGCCCGTTTCAGTGCCAGGCACTGCCGGGCGACTGCGGCACCGACCACCAGACCAGCAGACCCAACATCAGCAGGGTTGCAAGGCTGAGGTCCAGTGCGGGCAGGCCGCCCAGTAGCGGCATGCTCTCCAGCCAGAGGGCGCCCAGCCCCAGGCCCACAGCGGCCAGAGCAGGCGTTTGCAGCGCCACAGGTCGGCTCGGCGCGCGGCGAGCCGGAGCCTGCGAGGGCAGGCTTGGCATCAGCCGGGTGGCGAAGTCCGCGGCCTCGGCATCCAGCCCCTGGGCATCCTGGCGCAACAGGGCATCGAGTTCGGCGTCATTCATGGCGTTCTCCAATCGGCCAGCCAAGTTCGCATCTTGGTGCGCGCGCGCAGCACCTGGGTCTTGACCGTGCCCAGCGGCCAGCCCAGCACGGCAGCGGCCTCGGCGTGCGACAGCTCGGCATAGCAGCACATCAGCAAGGCCTCGCGCTCGGGCTCGCGCAGCTGCGCCAGCGCCCGTTCCAGGTCCAGGCGCAAGGCCCCATCGGGGGGGGCGCCGGCTGAAGGATCGGTCTCACCATCATCCACGGGCTCTTCGCGTCGCCGACGCCGGTGTTGCAAGTAGGCGTTGTAGGCCAATCGAGTGAGCCAGCTGCGAAAACGCGCCTCGCCGCGAAACTGCGGCAGGCCCAACCAGGCGTTGCAGAAGGCTTCCTGGGCGAGGTCATCGGCCAGCTGATGCTCATGGCGGCACAGCCGACGCAGCAGCTGGCGCAAATAGCCCTGGTGCCGCCGCACCAGGGCTTCGAAGGAGGGCCGAGAGCCCGCTTGCGCAGCGGCGACCCACGCCGACTCCTGTTCGATCACTGGGGCGTGCGGGGTTCCAGCTTCCACAGCAACAGGAAGCCCAGGCCCAGGCACACCGGGACCAGGCCGATGGCCCACAGCCACGAGCCCGGCCGCATC
Above is a window of Inhella inkyongensis DNA encoding:
- a CDS encoding protein-glutamate methylesterase/protein-glutamine glutaminase, which codes for MSSTPIRVAVVDDSAIVRKHLSGLLEAAGMQVIITASDPLFAFPKLRADWPDVLVLDVEMPRMDGISFLRQLMAEHPLPVVMCSTLTEAGAETTLQALAAGAVSFVTKPKMGLKDFLEDEGNGLVAAVRAASRANLRAMPRALAQPVNLSPAALSAAVAAPRAMAETTDRVIAVGSSTGGVQTFESLLCSLPNTLAAGIVLVQHMPAGFTAGMAARLARVSGFDVIEARDGDRVYPGRVLVAPGGKHMQLRRSGAQYLVEVKDGPLVNHHKPSVDVLFKSVAQCAGRNALGVILTGMGDDGARGLLEMRKAGAYTVAQDEASCVVYGMPKAAFELGAAAQVLALSAIPGALLQRLSASPSGTPSSVPGG
- the tgt gene encoding tRNA guanosine(34) transglycosylase Tgt encodes the protein MLQFELLRQEGAARRARMTLNHGVVETPIFMPVGTYGTVKGVMPRDLEGMGAQIILGNTFHLWLRPGLDVMKQFGGLHRFEAWNKPILTDSGGFQVWSLGAMRKISEEGVKFASPINGDKLFLTPEVSMQIQTVLNSDIVMQFDECTPYETKGRLTTEREARASMEMSLRWAKRCADEFARLENPNALFGIVQGGMFENLRDVSAAGLSELNFPGYAIGGLSVGEPKEDMKRILAHTAPLLPTHKPRYLMGVGTPEDLVEGVANGIDMFDCVMPTRNARNGHLFTRFGDLRLRNSRYKTDESPIDPTCSCVACASFSRAYLHHLDRCGEMLGPMLTSIHNLHYYLNLMREIRAALDQGQFAAWRAQFHADRARGV
- a CDS encoding sensor histidine kinase, with protein sequence MHPALLILLLGALGLLSLGMAWLIRERRRDRHRSATLEAALARSEEALRCVDERLRLALEGGSDGLWDWPDVSQPSGWWSPQFYRLLGLEPQEAMTDTSLFLETVHPRDREPLMANLSRAISELSRYEAEFRVRMPGGEYRWFRSRARVWRDGERVRMAGALQDIDELKRAQAELADIFAASPDAYMAFGAEGRLRYVSPALSTLCPALAQVSYNLPLSDWLRQLQDLHGDPTLPAPELGAPTLFQQQRPQPRVLQLSSHPGRGDGGIQTLLQLRDVSAEMAVDALKSEFISTAAHELRTPMATIYGYIELLLYRDMPAERARGYLQKVHRQCAAVVGITNDLLDLARIESRGRADLDRVRMDLRALVEQALADWEPAEGRLAPQLRLGARPLLVYVDLTLMKKVLRALLSNAYKFSEQDVEVEVQERLGRAAVAIRDRGIGMDAQALARAGERFWRADPSGARLGAGLGLAIARELCQLMDGVVELESQPGQGTTAWVMLPLTT
- a CDS encoding response regulator transcription factor, producing MKTVLIVEDQSEIRELIRVTLEFEDYQIAEAANGEEGLREALRLKPDLVLLDVMMPGNLDGLQVCKRLRAEPGMSRTRIVMLTAKGQAADRQAGIQAGADAYLLKPFSPLELMKVCQKVMR
- a CDS encoding chemotaxis protein CheW; this encodes MSHHADAAQPRQVLRLAVAAESLVVPIEAVHEILEVGRMTPMPQSPSFLRGVMNLRGAVVPVLDLAARFGLEPVQIGRRSAVVVVECAGDELQDKVVAGLLVDAVYEVLEFRSEQLESVPSLGVRLPAGFVAGMINLPSGYAALLSLDQILAPSDLAQRIAEAQES
- a CDS encoding substrate-binding periplasmic protein → MRVLWLLVGLFFMAQAQACGPYRFAFVVYPGLFERDAQGREFGLDVDLLQAMRERSGCQLDVQVANPARIWPAMARGEIDIAASSLRTPEREEQVEFLIFARSRVQLLMGRAQAQSTPSLAAFNADPALRLGVVRGGAYAAVVQQWVDKLRAQGRVSESADKASLLRAFRVGRVHAVLAFPMELYSSSAVFEEHEVLKDWWPEHSADGGWALSRARVTAADRERLRQAARSLLQDGTVERLAERTLGPALARSYVITR
- a CDS encoding methyl-accepting chemotaxis protein, giving the protein MNAGAKFNDRPMFFLTLVNGLLATGLGYAANQMGAALMLALICGGIALFLWLRSDSGLLARCGFGLLNVLLVLGQHHWREVGGVGVAALDSVMPVTLCLMLPYRDWRPIVVSALAYVLGELWLEGFKALWAGGFLIVLALALSLIARRMAAEAAERFELEFLVNAMGRDGPIRLNLDVVRAESKVGLRLKHVQGRMAAALRQVRDAISSVQGAAQEVGGSATELRGRTDRTAQGLRDAAMSLEQINVIVQESARASREAKDMAGTAGAMAQRGGAVVGQMVQTMREIDVSSRRITDIIGTIDGIAFQTNILALNAAVEAARAGEAGRGFAVVATEVRMLAGRSSEAAKEIKSLIQASLETVERGTKLATEAGGAMDELVGAVQGVGKVFENLTADSAEHAASIDVVTASVKELDAVTAQNVDVAERSGQIANDLLQQAVQLAEVLSSFRLGNDEQVAEQLAQAQQAAARSAAEQAEAQQRQRVGQQQSSEGGVDFF
- a CDS encoding chemotaxis protein CheD, translated to MAEPPRIKPVFGAHSAAPTAAPAVINLMPGQWHFGQQGTLKTLLGSCVAITLWHPIRRCGGMCHYLLPQRQRRTGEPLDGRYGDEALELLVQKLKLLGTQPQDYHAHLYGGADTMPDGMAVKFNVGERNIEQGWKLLDQYGFQLQGIDVGDNVPRNVTLVLPAGTVTMSRGQPINSKPKT
- a CDS encoding RNA polymerase sigma factor — its product is MEAGTPHAPVIEQESAWVAAAQAGSRPSFEALVRRHQGYLRQLLRRLCRHEHQLADDLAQEAFCNAWLGLPQFRGEARFRSWLTRLAYNAYLQHRRRRREEPVDDGETDPSAGAPPDGALRLDLERALAQLREPEREALLMCCYAELSHAEAAAVLGWPLGTVKTQVLRARTKMRTWLADWRTP
- a CDS encoding CheR family methyltransferase, which codes for MAQLQAATFAAITELFHRVSGIRLVESKQALVYGRLQKLALDHGQGADVEAFAQRLVRGQVSEALMVDLVDRLTTNETYFFREPQHFDDLRQRAQGAKSAREFLVWSGASSSGEEAYSIAMLLADCLGLNHPWSIWGTDLSTAMVESARQGLYSMERARNVPADYLRRFCLKGTQRYEGQLLMARELRAKTQFLGANLMQPLPGNLPAFDVIFLRNVLIYFDATAKAAIVRRVIEKLKPDGVLYTGHAESLTGLNLPLQAVAPAIYRHG